A single window of Pseudarthrobacter psychrotolerans DNA harbors:
- a CDS encoding GAF and ANTAR domain-containing protein, translating into MASESTAQTPSSITEHLHEELLNSSDVEEFLDELARVSARNLSEPGDEVLCGITLLRQRKAATIASSGAAARAVSHIEYQSEQSPGMAASLEQVTVHVPDLKDDARWPEYCEAVLGQGIRTVLAIPFRLEGETKATLLLYSHRTSRFEGRVLKAAEDFVRQTSLALRLAVRFAHYSETAAHLRATLESRTVIDMAVGIIMAQNRCSQQDAFDLLKAASSTRNSKLHIVAAAVVNSLGQGPARTYYDG; encoded by the coding sequence GTGGCCAGCGAGTCAACAGCACAAACACCTTCATCAATCACCGAGCACCTGCACGAAGAACTCCTCAACAGCTCCGACGTAGAGGAGTTCCTGGATGAGCTCGCCCGGGTGTCCGCCCGCAACCTTTCCGAACCCGGCGACGAAGTGCTGTGCGGTATCACTCTCCTCCGTCAGCGTAAGGCGGCCACCATCGCCAGCAGCGGCGCCGCTGCCCGCGCTGTCAGCCACATTGAATATCAGTCCGAGCAAAGCCCGGGCATGGCTGCATCACTGGAGCAGGTGACGGTCCATGTTCCTGACCTGAAGGACGACGCACGCTGGCCCGAATACTGCGAAGCCGTCCTGGGCCAAGGCATCCGTACAGTCCTGGCCATCCCGTTCCGGCTGGAGGGGGAAACCAAGGCCACCCTGCTCCTCTACTCCCACCGGACCTCCCGCTTCGAGGGCCGGGTCCTGAAGGCTGCGGAGGACTTCGTCCGCCAGACCTCGCTGGCACTGCGGCTTGCGGTGCGTTTCGCGCATTACAGCGAAACGGCGGCGCACCTACGTGCCACCCTTGAATCACGCACAGTGATCGACATGGCCGTTGGCATCATCATGGCCCAGAACCGGTGCAGCCAGCAGGACGCTTTTGACCTCCTCAAAGCCGCGTCCAGCACGCGCAATTCCAAGCTGCATATCGTCGCAGCGGCCGTGGTGAATTCACTGGGCCAGGGGCCCGCCCGGACTTACTACGACGGTTGA
- a CDS encoding response regulator, with translation METKRICLVIEDNDDIRGLVTVVLTRAGFAVRSVATGAEGIAAAAEPSVALITLDLGLPDMDGHVVARAIRALSTAPMLFLTARSEEDDILAGMASGAAAYLTKPFHPKELQELALQLSPADAPARKDSTPQRQQ, from the coding sequence ATGGAAACAAAACGTATCTGCCTTGTCATTGAGGACAACGATGACATCCGCGGTCTGGTCACGGTCGTCCTGACCCGCGCAGGCTTTGCCGTTCGTTCGGTTGCGACCGGTGCCGAAGGAATTGCCGCGGCCGCGGAACCATCGGTTGCGCTGATCACCCTGGACCTTGGCCTGCCGGACATGGACGGGCACGTAGTTGCCCGGGCAATCCGCGCATTAAGCACCGCTCCCATGCTGTTCCTCACCGCCCGGTCCGAGGAAGACGACATACTGGCCGGAATGGCCTCCGGCGCGGCCGCCTACCTGACCAAGCCGTTCCACCCCAAGGAACTGCAGGAACTCGCGCTGCAGCTCAGCCCGGCGGACGCCCCCGCCCGCAAGGATTCCACGCCGCAACGGCAGCAGTAA
- a CDS encoding alpha/beta hydrolase, with the protein MAYVTVGTENSTDTELYYEDHGSGQPVVLIHGYPLDGSSWEKQTTALLEAGYRVITYDRRGFGKSTKTTSGYDYDTFAADLNTLLNRLEIHNAVLVGFSMGTGEIARYLSTYGSARVARAAFLGSLEPFVLKTEDNPDGVPQEVFDGLTEAVTADRFAFFTEFFKNFYNSDTFLGTPRLSQEVLDASWKIASGAGATASVAAQPTWLTDFRGDIPLIDVPALIVHGTADNILPIDATGRRFAKALPSADYVEIEGAPHGLLWTHAAEVNDALLAFLKKQTG; encoded by the coding sequence ATGGCATATGTCACCGTTGGAACCGAGAACAGCACCGATACCGAGCTCTATTATGAAGACCACGGGAGCGGCCAGCCCGTTGTCCTGATCCACGGCTACCCGCTGGACGGGTCCTCCTGGGAAAAGCAGACCACCGCCCTCCTGGAGGCCGGCTACCGCGTGATTACCTATGACCGCCGCGGCTTCGGCAAGTCCACGAAGACCACCAGCGGCTACGACTACGACACTTTCGCCGCCGACCTCAACACCCTCCTGAACAGGCTGGAAATCCACAACGCCGTACTGGTGGGCTTCTCGATGGGCACCGGCGAGATTGCCCGCTACCTGAGCACGTACGGTTCGGCCCGGGTGGCCCGCGCAGCCTTCCTCGGATCGCTGGAACCCTTCGTCCTGAAAACAGAAGACAACCCGGACGGTGTCCCGCAGGAGGTTTTTGACGGGCTCACGGAAGCCGTCACCGCGGACCGGTTCGCGTTCTTCACGGAATTCTTCAAGAACTTCTACAACTCGGACACGTTCCTGGGCACGCCGCGGCTCAGCCAGGAAGTCCTGGACGCCAGCTGGAAAATCGCATCAGGAGCCGGCGCCACCGCGTCAGTTGCCGCGCAGCCCACGTGGCTGACCGACTTCCGCGGGGACATCCCCCTGATCGATGTTCCCGCGCTGATCGTTCACGGCACGGCGGACAACATCCTCCCCATCGATGCCACCGGCCGCAGGTTCGCCAAGGCCCTGCCGTCGGCGGACTATGTGGAGATCGAGGGCGCCCCGCACGGCCTGCTGTGGACGCACGCCGCGGAAGTTAACGACGCACTGCTTGCCTTCCTGAAGAAGCAGACCGGATAA
- a CDS encoding acyl-CoA desaturase has product MSVVSENKSVSESKAAPTGAAKTRPGALAESGGPSVRPPAAAHLSDEQVAELGRELDAIRDEILAKRGASDAAYIRRMIKIQRGLEISGRAALLVSKNKAAWVAGTTLLSFAKILENMELGHNILHGQWDWMRDPDIHSTTWEWDFVTPARSWQHSHNDLHHRWTNVVGKDNDVGYNLLRMDESQPWKPHNLGNPLYNAILAPVFEWGIAIYDLELVEYQAGKKSKEALLKDLKALGRKVVTQFTKDYAATPAVAMLTGSGKQALYGTLTANAVRNVWAHAVIFCGHFPEGADTFTEEMVEGETRGDWYVRQMIGSANISGSKFMHLMTGNLSHQIEHHLFPDLPSNRYAEVAPRVREICQRYGLKYTTGPLLKQVGSSWAKVFKLALPGKAARA; this is encoded by the coding sequence ATGTCAGTAGTTTCAGAAAACAAATCAGTTTCAGAAAGCAAGGCCGCCCCGACCGGAGCGGCAAAGACGCGCCCCGGAGCGCTCGCCGAGTCCGGCGGCCCCTCTGTCCGCCCGCCCGCTGCCGCGCACCTTTCCGACGAACAGGTAGCTGAGCTGGGCCGGGAACTCGACGCGATCCGCGACGAAATCCTCGCCAAGCGCGGCGCCTCCGACGCCGCCTACATCCGCCGCATGATCAAGATCCAGCGCGGACTCGAGATCTCCGGCCGTGCTGCACTGCTGGTCAGCAAGAACAAGGCCGCCTGGGTGGCCGGCACCACGCTGCTGAGCTTTGCCAAGATCCTGGAAAACATGGAGCTCGGCCACAACATCCTCCACGGCCAGTGGGACTGGATGCGTGACCCGGACATCCACTCCACCACCTGGGAATGGGACTTCGTTACCCCGGCGCGCTCCTGGCAGCACAGCCACAATGACCTTCACCACCGCTGGACCAACGTGGTGGGCAAGGACAACGACGTCGGATACAACCTCCTTCGGATGGACGAGAGCCAGCCGTGGAAGCCGCATAACCTGGGCAACCCGCTGTACAACGCCATCCTGGCTCCTGTATTCGAATGGGGCATCGCCATTTACGACCTGGAGCTTGTCGAGTACCAGGCAGGCAAGAAGTCCAAGGAAGCACTGCTCAAGGACCTCAAGGCGCTGGGCCGCAAGGTAGTCACCCAGTTCACCAAGGACTACGCCGCCACTCCCGCCGTCGCCATGCTCACTGGCTCCGGCAAGCAGGCGCTGTACGGCACCCTGACCGCCAACGCCGTCCGCAACGTCTGGGCACACGCCGTGATCTTCTGCGGCCACTTCCCTGAAGGCGCTGACACCTTCACCGAGGAAATGGTGGAAGGCGAAACCCGCGGCGACTGGTACGTCCGCCAGATGATCGGCTCCGCCAACATCTCCGGTTCCAAGTTCATGCACCTGATGACCGGCAACCTGTCGCACCAGATCGAGCACCACCTCTTCCCGGACCTGCCGTCCAACCGGTACGCCGAGGTTGCTCCGCGGGTACGCGAGATCTGCCAGCGCTACGGCCTGAAGTACACCACCGGTCCGCTGCTGAAGCAGGTTGGATCGTCCTGGGCGAAGGTCTTCAAGCTGGCGTTGCCGGGCAAGGCTGCCAGGGCTTGA